In Strigops habroptila isolate Jane chromosome 7, bStrHab1.2.pri, whole genome shotgun sequence, the following are encoded in one genomic region:
- the NFXL1 gene encoding NF-X1-type zinc finger protein NFXL1 isoform X2, which produces MEAPWRQGGRGRGRARPGDGFAARAGAAARSPVPRARGGACATAAGSSGEAASELSSQKKFDEIKKANQAAAKKLVEDQFSSSSEEDDEDAEVKQGKILAKTFTIYTSQTDGDASELERTRQYVNEAFQSGAMTCLICIASVKRNQAVWSCCGCFCIFHLVCIQKWAKDSLFLVSSVTDDDFGKKDYPWPCPKCRFEYKRSETPSRYYCYCGKVENPTLDPWLVPHSCGQICEREFKPPCGHKCLLLCHPGPCPPCPKMVTTTCHCKKAKPVPQRCSAKEWSCRLLCGRTLLCGQHTCENPCHAGDCQPCPRVSKQRCICGRQTGERLCASPQWQCDQVCGKRLPCGNHTCEQVCHAGPCGDCPRSGKRSCPCGKSKFTLPCTEDVPTCGDSCDKVLECGIHKCSQRCHRGPCEICRQEVEKQCRCGKHTKRMPCHKPYLCETKCTKIRDCQKHQCRRKCCSGNCPPCDQVCGRTLGCRNHKCPSGCHRGSCNPCPETVDVKCNCGKTVIKVPCGRERTIKPPKCKQLCSRPPTCHHPTQEKHYCHFGRCPPCRQSCQKTLTCGHLCPVSCHDEALVKQTGSHQSAGPWEQPSEPAFIQTALPCPPCEVPIPVECLGQHEVSPLPCHSANPYSCKRFCGQLLACQNHTCMKECHHVTKLNSSADGKKAGPECSQCEEECTKPRPPGCPHRCVLPCHPGDCPSCLQMLKIKCHCKLSILYIECLKLTSADLKEKELLISCKNQCPKERE; this is translated from the exons ATGGAGGCGCCCTGGCGGCAGGGcggccggggccgcggccgtGCCAGGCCCGGGGACGGGTTCGCTGCCCGTGCAGGGGCGGCTGCCCGGTCCCCGGTCCCCAGAGCCCGTGGCGGTGCCTGCGCTACGGCCGCGGGGAGTAGCGGTGAGGCGGCCAGCG AATTATCTTCACAGAAGAAATTTGATGAAATTAAGAAAGCTAATCAGGCTGCAGCAAAAAAGCTAGTCGAAGACCAGTTTAGCTCCTCATCTGAAGAGGATGATGAAGATGCTGAAGTAAAACAAGGAAAGATTTTGGCCAAAACATTTACCATTTACACCAGTCAAACTG ATGGAGATGCAAGTGAACTGGAACGTACAAGACAGTACGTGAATGAAGCTTTTCAGTCAGGGGCTATGACATGTCTGATCTGCATTGCCTCAGTTAAAAGGAACCAAGCt GTCTGGAGCTGTTGTGGATGCTTTTGTATATTTCACCTGGTGTGTATCCAGAAGTGGGCCAAGGACAGCCTGTTCCTTGTGTCTTCTGTGACAGATGATGATTTTGGGAAGAAAGATTATCCCTGGCCATG TCCAAAATGTAGGTTTGAATACAAACGATCTGAAACTCCCAGTAGGTATTACTGTTACTGTGGAAAAGTGGAGAATCCAACACTGGACCCATGGCTGGTACCTCACTCCTGTGGTCAGATATGTGAGAGGGAATTCAAACCTCCTTGTGGTCATaaatgtttgctgctttgtcATCCAG GACCCTGTCCACCTTGCCCAAAGATGGTCACAACAACCTGTCACTGTAAGAAAGCTAAACCAGTGCCCCAAAGGTGCAGTGCCAAGGAATGGTCGTGTCGCCTGCTGTGTGGACGAACATTGCTGTGTGGACAGCACACCTGCGAGAATCCCTGTCATGCAG GAGATTGTCAGCCTTGTCCACGAGTCAGTAAACAACGGTGCATCTGTGGAAGACAGACAGGAGAGAGACTTTGTGCAAGTCCTCAGTGGCAGTGTGATCAG GTGTGTGGGAAACGTTTGCCTTGTGGTAATCATACATGTGAACAAGTTTGTCATGCTGGTCCCTGTGGAGACTGTCCTCGTTCTGGAAAAAGGTCCTGTCCTTGTGGAAAATCAA AGTTTACATTGCCTTGTACAGAAGATGTGCCCACCTGCGGCGATAGTTGTGACAAAGTTCTGGAATGTGGCATCCATAAGTGTTCGCAGCGCTGTCATCGAGGTCCCTGTGAAATATGCAGACAG GAAGTTGAAAAACAGTGCCGCTGTGGGAAGCACACTAAACGCATGCCATGTCATAAGCCATATCTGTGTGAAACAAAGTGTACTAAAATTCGTGATTGCCAAAAGCACCAATGTAGGAGAAAG TGCTGTTCTGGAAACTGTCCACCTTGTGATCAAGTCTGCGGGCGGACTCTAGGCTGCAGAAATCACAAATGTCCTTCAGGCTGCCACAGAG gtagCTGTAATCCATGTCCAGAGACTGTAGATGTGAAATGCAATTGTGGAAAAACTGTCATTAAAGTGCCCTGTGGCAGAGAGCGCACCATCAAACCTCCCAAATGCAAACAGCTGTGCAG TCGACCACCTACCTGTCACCACCCTACCCAGGAGAAACACTACTGTCACTTTGGTCGGTGTCCTCCATGTCGTCAGTCTTGCCAAAAAACATTGACGTGTGGCCATTTGTGCCCTGTTTCCTGTCATGATGAAGCACTTGTGAAGCAAACTGGTTCA CATCAGTCTGCAGGTCCTTGGGAGCAGCCATCTGAGCCAGCTTTTATTCAAACTGCATTGCCATGCCCTCCCTGTGAGGTTCCTATACCAGT GGAGTGTCTTGGGCAGCATGAG GTTAGTCCATTACCATGTCACTCAGCAAATCCCTACTCATGTAAAAGGTTTTGTGGGCAGCTTCTGGCTTGTCAGAATCATACCTGTATGAAAGAATGTCATCACGTTACTAAATTGAACAGTAGTGCAGATGGAAAGAAG GCAGGTCCAGAATGTTCGCAGTGTGAAGAGGAATGCACCAAGCCTCGGCCACCTGGCTGCCCTCACCGATGTGTTTTGCCCTGTCACCCTGGGGATTGCCCATCATGTCTTCAGATGCTTAAAATAAAGTGCCACTGCAAACTATCAATACTGTATATTGAATGCTT AAAACTAACAAGtgctgatttaaaagaaaaggaacttcTTATTTCCTGCAAAAATCAATGTCCAAAAGAG AGGGAGTAA